Proteins from one Chromatiales bacterium genomic window:
- a CDS encoding septal ring lytic transglycosylase RlpA family protein: MLRPERCLAVGLCACLFLAGCSAVGPARPVKPSVPVARTPAKKPPSAQPPATAPGIPATGAGNPPFYEVYGERYFVMPSSEGYRQTGVASWYGEAFHGKRTSSGTIYNMYEFTAAHKTLPLPSLVRVTNLGNGKSVVVTVDDRGPFVKGRLIDLSFAAARELDIVRTGTAEVEVEALGGVSGAGPVIVYSPGNSPSAPSPAGESIAPTLVPAQHLYMQVGAFGNLANAERLKSRLESNGVNNVVIRYDASASKILYRVRIGPLSGSDEYDALATRIAPLHSGSPSLVTESPGS, translated from the coding sequence ATGCTGCGCCCTGAGCGCTGCCTGGCCGTCGGCCTCTGCGCCTGCCTGTTCCTTGCCGGCTGCTCCGCCGTGGGTCCTGCAAGACCCGTCAAACCGTCCGTCCCGGTCGCCCGCACACCGGCGAAGAAGCCGCCCTCGGCCCAGCCTCCGGCAACGGCACCGGGGATACCTGCAACCGGCGCCGGCAACCCGCCCTTCTATGAAGTCTACGGGGAACGCTACTTCGTCATGCCCAGCAGCGAAGGCTACCGGCAGACCGGTGTGGCTTCATGGTACGGCGAAGCTTTTCACGGCAAGCGCACCTCGAGCGGCACGATCTACAACATGTATGAGTTCACTGCCGCGCACAAAACCTTGCCGCTGCCCTCACTGGTACGCGTCACGAATCTCGGCAACGGCAAGAGCGTGGTGGTGACGGTCGACGACCGCGGACCCTTCGTAAAAGGCCGGCTCATAGACCTTTCCTTTGCCGCGGCCAGGGAACTCGACATCGTGCGAACCGGTACGGCTGAAGTCGAGGTCGAGGCACTGGGCGGAGTCTCCGGTGCCGGACCAGTGATCGTGTACAGCCCCGGCAACAGCCCTTCGGCGCCGTCGCCAGCAGGCGAAAGCATTGCACCGACACTGGTGCCTGCGCAGCATCTCTACATGCAGGTCGGTGCCTTCGGCAATCTTGCCAACGCGGAACGGCTCAAGAGCCGCCTGGAAAGCAATGGTGTCAACAACGTCGTCATCCGCTACGATGCATCTGCCAGCAAGATCCTCTACCGTGTGCGCATCGGCCCGCTGTCGGGATCAGACGAATACGATGCGCTGGCAACCCGCATCGCGCCATTGCATTCCGGCAGTCCGAGCCTGGTCACTGAATCGCCCGGCAGCTGA